In Micromonospora sp. WMMA1363, a genomic segment contains:
- the lhgO gene encoding L-2-hydroxyglutarate oxidase, which yields MAERIGVIGGGIVGLAVARELAATAEVVVVEKEGEVARHQTGHNSGVAHAGLYYPPGSLKAELCRRGRELLSAYCRERGLPYLECGKLLIARDEREVRALREIERRAQANQVPGLRWLEGSEIPSVEPHAHGLAALHSPKTAIVDFPAVARALADDVCAAGGEVRLSFAVTGIRTDRSPGRAPEVLVRASDGAELRVDRLVVCAGLQSDRMSRLAGDEPGPAIVPFRGEYYRLRADKNHLVRGMIYPVPDPRYPFLGVHLTRTVGGDVEVGPNAVLALAREDYDGRTVNVRDVWETVRWRGFRRLARQHWRAGVRELHGSLSRRAFAAAAATYVRGLTPADVERAGVGVRAQAVDVDGSMVDDFRIHHLGPVVAVRNAPSPAATSALAIGPYIADRVAGSRS from the coding sequence GTGGCAGAACGCATTGGCGTGATCGGCGGTGGAATCGTCGGTCTGGCGGTCGCCCGCGAACTGGCCGCGACCGCGGAGGTGGTCGTGGTGGAGAAGGAAGGCGAGGTCGCGCGGCACCAGACCGGGCACAACAGCGGTGTCGCCCATGCCGGTCTCTACTACCCGCCCGGTTCCTTGAAGGCCGAGCTGTGCCGGCGCGGGCGCGAACTGCTGTCCGCCTACTGCCGCGAGCGGGGACTGCCGTATCTCGAGTGCGGTAAGTTGCTGATCGCCCGCGACGAGCGGGAAGTGCGCGCACTGCGGGAGATCGAGCGCCGCGCCCAGGCGAACCAGGTACCCGGCCTCCGCTGGCTGGAGGGTTCGGAGATTCCGTCCGTCGAGCCGCACGCCCACGGGCTGGCGGCACTGCACTCACCGAAGACCGCCATCGTCGACTTCCCGGCCGTCGCCCGGGCCCTGGCCGACGACGTGTGCGCGGCCGGCGGTGAGGTCCGGCTCAGCTTCGCGGTCACCGGGATCCGGACCGACCGCTCGCCCGGGCGTGCGCCAGAGGTACTCGTACGTGCTTCGGACGGCGCGGAGCTCAGGGTGGACCGGCTCGTCGTCTGCGCCGGGCTGCAGTCGGACCGGATGAGTCGCCTGGCCGGCGACGAGCCCGGTCCGGCGATCGTGCCGTTCCGCGGCGAGTACTACCGACTGCGGGCCGACAAGAACCACCTCGTGCGAGGCATGATCTACCCGGTGCCGGATCCCCGCTACCCGTTCCTCGGCGTCCACCTGACCCGGACGGTCGGTGGCGACGTCGAGGTGGGCCCGAACGCGGTGCTGGCGCTGGCACGGGAGGACTACGACGGACGCACCGTCAACGTTCGCGACGTGTGGGAGACGGTCCGCTGGCGCGGCTTCCGGCGGTTGGCCCGACAGCACTGGCGGGCCGGTGTGCGCGAGCTCCACGGCAGTCTGTCCCGGCGGGCCTTCGCCGCCGCGGCGGCGACCTACGTGCGCGGACTCACCCCAGCGGACGTCGAGCGGGCAGGAGTCGGTGTCCGCGCCCAGGCGGTCGACGTGGACGGATCCATGGTGGACGATTTCCGGATCCATCACCTCGGTCCGGTGGTCGCTGTTCGCAACGCACCATCCCCCGCAGCCACCTCCGCCCTTGCCATCGGCCCGTACATCGCCGACCGGGTGGCCGGCAGTCGTTCGTGA
- a CDS encoding polysaccharide deacetylase family protein: MTDRSVINILFHGIGTPRRELEPGEGRYWVSVDRFHAILDEVVSWPQVRLSFDDGNASDLEVGLPALLDRQVRATFFIIAGRLGEPGSVDDDGVRELGRHGMPVGSHGMWHRPWRGLTREEATEEFHTARDRLAELVGEPVDQAACPLGRYDRAVLSRLRAAGYTRVFTSDRRPARAGAWLQPRYSVRAEDTAESLRDIVFGPGLLGRARSSAVGLVKRWR; this comes from the coding sequence ATGACCGACCGCAGCGTGATCAACATTCTGTTCCACGGGATTGGTACGCCGCGCCGTGAGCTGGAGCCGGGTGAGGGTCGTTACTGGGTGAGCGTTGACCGGTTCCACGCGATCCTCGACGAGGTCGTCTCCTGGCCCCAGGTGCGACTCAGCTTCGACGACGGCAACGCCTCGGACCTCGAGGTGGGGCTACCCGCCCTGCTCGACCGGCAGGTGAGGGCCACCTTTTTCATCATCGCCGGCCGGTTGGGTGAGCCCGGCAGCGTGGACGACGACGGTGTCCGGGAACTAGGGCGGCACGGGATGCCGGTGGGCAGTCACGGCATGTGGCACCGTCCGTGGCGTGGCCTCACCCGCGAGGAGGCTACCGAGGAGTTCCACACGGCTCGGGACCGGCTCGCCGAGCTTGTCGGCGAGCCGGTCGACCAGGCCGCCTGCCCCCTCGGCCGGTATGATCGCGCGGTCCTCTCCCGGTTGAGGGCAGCGGGCTACACGCGGGTCTTCACCAGCGATCGGCGTCCGGCCCGGGCCGGCGCGTGGCTGCAGCCGCGGTACAGCGTCCGGGCGGAGGACACCGCCGAGAGCTTGCGCGACATCGTCTTCGGGCCGGGGCTGCTCGGCCGGGCC